One genomic segment of Mytilus trossulus isolate FHL-02 chromosome 4, PNRI_Mtr1.1.1.hap1, whole genome shotgun sequence includes these proteins:
- the LOC134715628 gene encoding uncharacterized protein LOC134715628 isoform X1, with amino-acid sequence MAGIEQSLVKELQVVMSMLEWQQDIYKYITENNPTTGNLVWVYHNGGTRVEDEISWFRRYLLSTKDAVYYDNGVYGNTGTKALHRRMEVQTNDIKYRYSKEEFVIMNVKDSSNINYVILEALKDGIYFSPKWQSCTRMFPTPHVIVFSRKMPDENFFPSYKYKVFTI; translated from the coding sequence ATGGCGGGAATTGAACAATCTTTAGTTAAAGAATTACAAGTTGTAATGTCTATGTTGGAATGGCAACAggatatatataagtatatcaCAGAGAATAATCCCACTACCGGGAATCTGGTATGGGTATATCATAATGGTGGAACCAGAGTGGAAGATGAAATATCTTGGTTTAGAAGATACCTTCTGTCTACAAAAGATGCTGTATATTACGACAATGGAGTATATGGGAACACAGGAACCAAAGCTTTGCACAGAAGAATGGAAGTTCAGACTAACGATATAAAGTATCGATATTCTAAAGAAGAATTTGTTATAATGAATGTGAAAGATTCATCTAATATAAACTATGTAATACTGGAAGCTTTAAAGGATGGAATATACTTTAGTCCTAAGTGGCAAAGTTGTACGAGGATGTTTCCAACTCCTCATGTTATTGTATTTTCAAGGAAAATGCCAGATGAAAACTTTTTTCCtagttataaatataaagtttttactatataa